The genome window CAAGAAGGCCATCGTCGCTGAAGTCAACGAGGCTGCCAAAGTCGCTCTGTCCGCTGTCGTGGTTGATGCACGTGGCGTAACAGTAGGCGCAATGACCGGACTCCGTAAAGAGGCTCGTGAAGCTGGCGTTTACGTACGTGTTGTACGTAACACCCTGCTCAAGCGCGCTGTTGCTGACACTCAATACAGTGTCCTCAACGACGTGTTCACCGGCCCGACCCTGATTGCATTCTCGAACGAACATCCGGGCGCTGCTGCCCGTATCTTCAAAGAGTTTGCCAAGGGTCAGGACAAGTTCGAGATCAAGGCAGCTGCGTTCGAGGGCAAGTTCCTCGCAGCTAATCAGATCGACGTACTGGCAACTCTGCCGACCCGTGACGAAGCAATTTCTCAGCTGATGAGCGTGATTCAAGGCGCAACCAGCAAATTGGCTCGTACTCTGGCGGCAATTCGCGACCAGAAAGAAGCTGCCGCAGCCTAAGGCTCGTCACTTCTCGCGTTTTTTGTTTATTTCGATGGTCGCGTAGGCCGTCCCCCAATTCAGGAATTGAGTCATGTCTCTGACTAACGAACAAATCATCGAAGCAATCGGCCAGAAATCCGTAGTGGAAATCGTTGAGCTGATCAAAGCGATGGAAGAAACCTTCGGTGTTACCGCTGCTGCCGCTTCGGCTGGCCCAGCTGTAGCTGCTGCTGCTGTTGAAGAGCAAACCGAGTTCAACGTTGTTCTGCTGGAAGCTGGCGAGAAGAAGGTTAACGTGATCAAGGCAGTTCGTGAACTGACCGGTCTGGGCCTGAAAGAAGCCAAAGAGAAAGTAGACGGCGCTCCTCAGGTTGTAGCTGAAGGCGTTTCGAAAGAAGCGGCTGAAGACGCCAAGAAGAAGCTGGAAGAAGCAGGCGCTAAAGTCGAGCTGAAGTAAGCATCGACTTTGCTCCTCCAGCCCGAGCGTCAAGCGACAGGCTGATGGCTGGTGGCTCTTGCCACCGGCCTTTTTCCGTTATTGGCAGCCGACTGGGTCGGTGCCGGTAAAGGCGCTGTAACCACCCGATGCGGTGGCGCAAACCATGGGGTTTGCACGATTTTCTGGCTGCTCCCGTCGGGAGGGGCCAAACAAGCAGGTGACCAAGCTGGGGAACGCTGATGGCTTACTCATATACTGAGAAAAAACGTATCCGCAAGGACTTTAGCAAGTTGCCGGACGTCATGGATGTGCCTTACCTCCTGGCCATCCAGCTGGATTCGTATCGTGAATTCTTGCAAGCGGGAGCGACTAAAGATCAGTTCCGCGACGTGGGCCTGCATGCGGCCTTCAAATCCGTTTTCCCGATCATCAGCTACTCCGGCAATGCTGCGCTGGAGTACGTCGGTTATCGCCTGGGCGAACCGGCATTTGATGTCAAAGAATGCGTATTGCGCGGTGTAACTTTCGCCGTACCTTTGCGGGTAAAAGTGCGCCTGATCATTTTCGACAAAGAATCGTCGAACAAAGCGATCAAGGACATCAAAGAGCAAGAAGTCTACATGGGTGAAATCCCCCTGATGACTGAGAACGGTACCTTCGTAATCAACGGTACCGAGCGTGTTATCGTTTCCCAGCTGCACCGTTCCCCGGGCGTGTTCTTCGACCACGACCGCGGCAAGACGCACAGCTCCGGCAAACTGCTGTACTCGGCTCGCATCATTCCTTACCGCGGTTCGTGGCTGGACTTCGAATTCGATCCGAAAGACTGCGTCTTCGTGCGTATCGACCGTCGTCGCAAACTGCCGGCTTCGGTACTGCTGCGCGCACTCGGTTACACCACCGAAGAAGTGCTGGACGCGTTCTACACCACCAATGTATTCCACCTGAGCGGCGAAACCCTCAGCCTGGAACTGGTGCCATCGCGCCTGCGTGGTGAAGTTGCGGTTCTGGACATCCAGGACGAGAAGGGCAAGGTCATCGTTGAGCAAGGCCGCCGTATTACCGCGCGCCACATCAACCAGATCGAAAAAGCCGGTATCAAGACGCTGGACGTGCCACTGGACTACGTCCTTGGCCGCACCACCGCCAAGGCTATCGTGCACCCGGCTACCGGCGAAATCCTGGCCGAATGCAACACCGAGCTGAACACTGAAGTCCTGGCTAAAATCGCCAAGGCTCAGGTCGTTCGCATCGAGACCCTGTACACCAACGACATCGACTGCGGTCCGTTTGTCTCCGACACGCTGAAGATCGACTCCACCAGCAACCAATTGGAAGCGCTGGTCGAGATCTATCGCATGATGCGTCCAGGCGAGCCGCCAACCAAAGACGCTGCCGAGACCCTGTTCAACAACCTGTTCTTCAGCCCTGAGCGCTATGACCTGTCTGCGGTCGGCCGGATGAAGTTCAACCGTCGTATCGGTCGTACCGAGATCGAAGGTTCGGGCGTGCTGTGCAAGGAAGACATCGTCGCGGTTCTGAAGACTCTGGTCGACATCCGTAACGGTAAAGGCATCGTCGATGACATCGACCACCTGGGTAACCGCCGTGTTCGCTGCGTAGGCGAAATGGCCGAGAACCAGTTCCGCGTTGGCTTGGTACGTGTTGAGCGTGCGGTCAAAGAGCGTCTGTCGATGGCTGAAAGCGAAGGCCTGATGCCGCAAGACCTGATCAACGCCAAGCCAGTGGCTGCGGCGGTGAAAGAGTTCTTCGGTTCCAGCCAGCTGTCGCAATTCATGGACCAGAACAACCCGCTGTCCGAGATCACCCACAAGCGTCGTGTCTCCGCACTCGGCCCTGGTGGTCTGACTCGTGAGCGCGCGGGCTTCGAAGTTCGTGACGTACACCCGACTCACTACGGTCGTGTCTGCCCGATTGAAACGCCGGAAGGTCCGAACATCGGTCTGATCAACTCCCTGGCTGCGTACGCTCGCACCAACCAGTACGGCTTCCTGGAGAGCCCGTACCGCGTGGTGAAAGAGGGTGTCGTCACCGACGAGATCGTGTTCCTGTCCGCTATTGAAGAAGCCGATCACGTGATCGCGCAGGCTTCGGCGACCATGAACGAGCAGAAAGTCCTGATCGACGAACTGGTTGCCGTACGTCACCTGAACGAATTCACCGTCAAGGCGCCGGAAGACGTCACCCTGATGGACGTTTCGCCGAAGCAGGTTGTATCGGTTGCAGCGTCGCTGATTCCGTTCCTCGAGCACGACGACGCCAACCGTGCGTTGATGGGTTCGAACATGCAGCGTCAGGCTGTACCGACTCTGCGCGCTGACAAGCCGCTGGTAGGTACCGGCATGGAGCGTAACGTTGCCCGTGACTCCGGCGTTTGCGTCGTGGCTCGTCGTGGTGGCGTGATCGATTCCGTCGATGCCAGCCGTATCGTGGTTCGTGTTGCCGATGACGAAGTGGAAACCGGTGAAGCCGGTGTCGACATCTACAACCTGACCAAATACACCCGCTCGAACCAGAACACCTGCATCAACCAGCGTCCGCTGGTGCGTAAAGGTGATCGCGTTCAACGTAGCGACATCATGGCCGACGGCCCGTCCACCGACATGGGTGAACTGGCACTGGGTCAGAACATGCGCATCGCGTTCATGGCATGGAACGGCTTCAACTTCGAAGACTCCATCTGCCTGTCCGAGCGTGTGGTTCAGGAAGACCGTTTCACCACGATCCACATTCAGGAACTGACCTGTGTGGCCCGTGACACCAAGCTTGGCCCAGAGGAAATCACTGCGGACATCCCGAACGTGGGTGAAGCTGCACTGAACAAGCTGGACGAAGCCGGTATCGTTTACGTAGGTGCTGAAGTAGGCGCAGGCGACATCCTGGTTGGCAAGGTCACTCCGAAAGGCGAGACCCAACTGACTCCGGAAGAAAAACTGCTGCGTGCAATCTTCGGTGAAAAAGCCAGCGACGTTAAAGACACCTCCCTGCGCGTGCCAACCGGCACCAAAGGTACTGTCATCGACGTACAGGTCTTCACCCGTGACGGCGTTGAGCGTGATGCTCGTGCACTGTCGATCGAGAAGTCCCAGCTGGACGAGATCCGCAAGGATCTGAACGAAGAGTTCCGC of Pseudomonas triticicola contains these proteins:
- the rplJ gene encoding 50S ribosomal protein L10, whose protein sequence is MAINLEDKKAIVAEVNEAAKVALSAVVVDARGVTVGAMTGLRKEAREAGVYVRVVRNTLLKRAVADTQYSVLNDVFTGPTLIAFSNEHPGAAARIFKEFAKGQDKFEIKAAAFEGKFLAANQIDVLATLPTRDEAISQLMSVIQGATSKLARTLAAIRDQKEAAAA
- the rplL gene encoding 50S ribosomal protein L7/L12, giving the protein MSLTNEQIIEAIGQKSVVEIVELIKAMEETFGVTAAAASAGPAVAAAAVEEQTEFNVVLLEAGEKKVNVIKAVRELTGLGLKEAKEKVDGAPQVVAEGVSKEAAEDAKKKLEEAGAKVELK
- the rpoB gene encoding DNA-directed RNA polymerase subunit beta, which produces MAYSYTEKKRIRKDFSKLPDVMDVPYLLAIQLDSYREFLQAGATKDQFRDVGLHAAFKSVFPIISYSGNAALEYVGYRLGEPAFDVKECVLRGVTFAVPLRVKVRLIIFDKESSNKAIKDIKEQEVYMGEIPLMTENGTFVINGTERVIVSQLHRSPGVFFDHDRGKTHSSGKLLYSARIIPYRGSWLDFEFDPKDCVFVRIDRRRKLPASVLLRALGYTTEEVLDAFYTTNVFHLSGETLSLELVPSRLRGEVAVLDIQDEKGKVIVEQGRRITARHINQIEKAGIKTLDVPLDYVLGRTTAKAIVHPATGEILAECNTELNTEVLAKIAKAQVVRIETLYTNDIDCGPFVSDTLKIDSTSNQLEALVEIYRMMRPGEPPTKDAAETLFNNLFFSPERYDLSAVGRMKFNRRIGRTEIEGSGVLCKEDIVAVLKTLVDIRNGKGIVDDIDHLGNRRVRCVGEMAENQFRVGLVRVERAVKERLSMAESEGLMPQDLINAKPVAAAVKEFFGSSQLSQFMDQNNPLSEITHKRRVSALGPGGLTRERAGFEVRDVHPTHYGRVCPIETPEGPNIGLINSLAAYARTNQYGFLESPYRVVKEGVVTDEIVFLSAIEEADHVIAQASATMNEQKVLIDELVAVRHLNEFTVKAPEDVTLMDVSPKQVVSVAASLIPFLEHDDANRALMGSNMQRQAVPTLRADKPLVGTGMERNVARDSGVCVVARRGGVIDSVDASRIVVRVADDEVETGEAGVDIYNLTKYTRSNQNTCINQRPLVRKGDRVQRSDIMADGPSTDMGELALGQNMRIAFMAWNGFNFEDSICLSERVVQEDRFTTIHIQELTCVARDTKLGPEEITADIPNVGEAALNKLDEAGIVYVGAEVGAGDILVGKVTPKGETQLTPEEKLLRAIFGEKASDVKDTSLRVPTGTKGTVIDVQVFTRDGVERDARALSIEKSQLDEIRKDLNEEFRIVEGATFERLRSALVGHKAEGGAGLKKGQDITDEVLDGLEHGQWFKLRMAEDALNEQLEKAQAYIVDRRRLLDDKFEDKKRKLQQGDDLAPGVLKIVKVYLAIRRRIQPGDKMAGRHGNKGVVSVIMPVEDMPHDANGTPVDVVLNPLGVPSRMNVGQILETHLGLAAKGLGEKINRMVEEQRKVAELRTFLDEIYNQIGGRNEDLDSFSDQEILDLANNLRGGVPMATPVFDGAKESEIKAMLKLADLPESGQMQLTDGRTGNKFERPVTVGYMYMLKLNHLVDDKMHARSTGSYSLVTQQPLGGKAQFGGQRFGEMEVWALEAYGAAYTLQEMLTVKSDDVNGRTKMYKNIVDGDHRMEPGMPESFNVLIKEIRSLGIDIDLETE